DNA from Tsuneonella dongtanensis:
ACCACGATCTCGCCGCTGTAGCGGGGCATAGGCGTCGTCGCGTCGTCGACGCTGATCGTGCGCTTCTCGAAATCGAGCATCAGCCGCTGTTCGACGAGAGCGTCCAGCCCCAGCATCCCCTCTCCGCCGATGTGCCGCTCCTCGAGAACCGGGAGGACCAGGTCCTGCACCTCGGTCGGCCCCACGGTCAGCTCGTCGACGAGCGCACGCTCGACGGTCCGGGATTCGGTCATGCTGTTGAGCGTCGCCGGTTCGCCCGCGGGCAGGGCCAGCGCGTGTGCGATGCGGCGCCCCAGAACCGAGCTGTCGGCCCCGCTGTCGACGACGAAACGGAAAGGTCCCTTGCCGTTGACCTTGACCGCCACGGTCATCCGGCTGCGCACCTTGCGGGCGTCGATCTCCTCGCCGCCGATGGCGAGCGTGTTGTCGATCTCGGCCGGCGAGAGCGGACGCATCCATCCGGGAGATCTCGCAGGCGCCGGAACCGACGTCGTCGCCTCGGCCGCGGCCGCCTCCTGCGCGTCCGCGGGGGCCGGGGTCGACCCTGCAGCCACGATGAAAGCCGCGGCCAGCGGCAGAAAGGGAGTGAGCGCTGTCACGTATCCAAAGATAGTGCTCGTCGGGCCCGGGTCCAACACTCTTCGACGAGCCGCAATTGTCGCCATGCGAATGTTGCATCGCGGCAAGGTTTCGACTACGGGGCCGCCTTCCCACGCGACAGCAACGGGAATCCACGCGGGAGAGGCGCCTTACGCACCTCGCCTGACCGCTTACCATGAGGCCTCGTTCGAAAGAACGGGCCGACAGTGAGAAAGGAGGCCATCCGTGGCCAAGAAGATCGACGGCTATATCAAGCTGCAGGTGCCCGCGGGCACCGCCAACCCGTCGCCCCCGATCGGCCCCGCGCTGGGCCAGCGTGGCGTCAACATCATGGAATTCTGCAAGGCGTTCAACGCGGCGACCGATTCGCTCGAGAAGGGCATGCCCATCCCGACCGTGATCACCGTCTACGCCGACCGCAGCTTCACCTTCGTCACCAAGACGCCCCCGGCGAGCTTCCTGATCAAGAAGGCCGCGAACCTGAAGTCGGGCTCGAAGGAGCCGGGCAAGGTCAAGGCGGGCACGATCAAGCGCTCGAAGCTCTCGGAAATCGCCGAGATGAAGATGAAGGACCTGAACGCCAACGACATCGAAATGGCGACTCGCATCATCGAGGGCTCCGCGCGCTCGATGGGCCTCGAAGTGGTGGAGGGCTGACGACATGGCCAAGCAGACGAAGAAGGACAAGGTCGTCGCCTCGATCGACCGTGACGCCAACTACAGCTTCGCCGATGCGCTGAAGCTGCTCCGCGACCACGCTTCGAAGAAGTTCGACGAGACCCTCGAGGTCGCGATGAACCTGGGCGTCGACCCGCGCCACGCCGACCAGATGGTCCGCGGCATGGTGTCGCTGCCCTCGGGCACCGGCAAGGACGTCAAAGTCGCGGTGTTCGCCCGCGGCGACAACGCCGACAAGGCGCTCGCCGCCGGGGCCGACAAGGTCGGAGCCGAGGACCTGATGGAAGACATGCAGGCCGGCAATCTCGACTACGACCGCGTGATCGCCACGCCCGACATGATGGGCGTCGTCGGTCGCCTCGGCAAGGTGCTGGGCCCCAAGGGCCTGATGCCGAACCCGAAGCTCGGCACCGTGACCCCGAACGTGGAGCAGG
Protein-coding regions in this window:
- a CDS encoding retroviral-like aspartic protease family protein gives rise to the protein MTALTPFLPLAAAFIVAAGSTPAPADAQEAAAAEATTSVPAPARSPGWMRPLSPAEIDNTLAIGGEEIDARKVRSRMTVAVKVNGKGPFRFVVDSGADSSVLGRRIAHALALPAGEPATLNSMTESRTVERALVDELTVGPTEVQDLVLPVLEERHIGGEGMLGLDALVEQRLMLDFEKRTISVDDATTPMPRYSGEIVVTARMQRGQLILTQARAAALRVDAVVDTGSEVTIGNTALRDKLVKRRGTKIQTVEITGVTGAKATLEYATVPELRLGPVVLKNVPMAFADVPPFAVFGLSDQPALLLGTDMMENFRRVSLDFRARKVRFQLRKCDNVAVRIGSTAARLGADRLAPSACSR
- the rplK gene encoding 50S ribosomal protein L11, producing the protein MAKKIDGYIKLQVPAGTANPSPPIGPALGQRGVNIMEFCKAFNAATDSLEKGMPIPTVITVYADRSFTFVTKTPPASFLIKKAANLKSGSKEPGKVKAGTIKRSKLSEIAEMKMKDLNANDIEMATRIIEGSARSMGLEVVEG
- the rplA gene encoding 50S ribosomal protein L1, with protein sequence MAKQTKKDKVVASIDRDANYSFADALKLLRDHASKKFDETLEVAMNLGVDPRHADQMVRGMVSLPSGTGKDVKVAVFARGDNADKALAAGADKVGAEDLMEDMQAGNLDYDRVIATPDMMGVVGRLGKVLGPKGLMPNPKLGTVTPNVEQAVKDAKGGQVEFRVEKQGIIHSGLGKLSFTDEALQANFKALTDAVIRSKPSGSKGKYVRKISLTTTMGPGLKVDLAEVEGA